A single genomic interval of Oncorhynchus mykiss isolate Arlee chromosome 13, USDA_OmykA_1.1, whole genome shotgun sequence harbors:
- the LOC110485976 gene encoding beta-2-glycoprotein 1 has protein sequence MNPTLALLLLCQLALHTSVTSKKVCGRPPVTDGIDALGLKRVYEIGEEVTLACERGYTPGTGKTARITCSASGEWTKLDLVCSPKMCPLPKPMQKPGMIDVPFKSVLNYTCDDGYVMIGANESVCLHDGTLSAPPPMCKAVSCALPQAPKHGKIVYDNKKFTGNEIQYGQSWTYECLPPRAPIGNERGSCLASGNVTEPPVCKEVSCSIPPTIDHGIITFAVMREAGYKEKVKYQCQEHYVLDGSEEIQCQNTGNWSTLPVCRAPCKVNINRGRIFYNAKKIWIGDLKPNRVLHGEPVVFYCLNKELKCGIPVASQCIDGTLNTPECFKEPGKMEYTLKPKSLPSEIAMCQADLTK, from the exons ATGAACCCAACCTTGGCTTTGCTGCTGCTCTGTCAGCTTGCCTTGCATACGTCCGTGACATCCAAGAAAG TGTGTGGCCGTCCGCCTGTGACCGACGGTATAGATGCATTGGGTCTAAAGCGCGTGTATGAGATTGGAGAAGAGGTGACCCTGGCGTGCGAGCGTGGATACACACCTGGGACCGGCAAGACTGCCAGGATCACCTGCTCTGCCTCGGGAGAGTGGACCAAACTGGACCTTGTGTGTTCTC CAAAGATGTGCCCTCTCCCCAAGCCTATGCAAAAGCCAGGGATGATTGACGTGCCATTCAAGAGTGTACTCAACTACACATGTGATGACGG GTACGTCATGATAGGAGCCAATGAGAGCGTGTGTTTACACGATGGTACCCTCAGTGCACCACCACCAATGTGTAAAG CTGTGAGTTGTGCTCTGCCTCAAGCACCGAAGCATGGCAAAATTGTCTATGACAATAAGAAGTTCACTGGCAATGAAATCCAGTACGGACAGAGTTGGACGTATGAGTGTTTGCCGCCAAGAGCTCCCATTGGCAACGAGAGAGGATCGTGCTTGGCCAGTGGAAACGTGACTGAGCCACCGGTATGCAAGG AGGTGAGTTGCTCCATCCCACCAACGATAGACCATGGCATCATCACCTTTGCTGTGATGAGGGAGGCCGGCTACAAGGAGAAGGTCAAGTACCAGTGCCAGGAACACTACGTTCTGGACGGTTCTGAGGAAATACAGTGTCAGAATACAGGCAACTGGTCCACTTTGCCCGTTTGTAGAG CCCCCTGTAAAGTTAACATCAACAGAGGTCGCATCTTCTACAACGCCAAGAAGATCTGGATTGGGGATCTGAAACCCAATAGAGTCCTTCACGGTGAGCCTGTTGTGTTCTACTGTCTGAACAAGGAGTTGAAGTGTGGCATTCCAGTAGCAAGTCAGTGCATCGACGGCACACTCAATACCCCAGAATGCTTTAAAG AACCAGGCAAGATGGAGTACACCCTCAAGCCCAAATCACTTCCATCTGAGATTGCGATGTGTCAAGCTGACCTAACAAAATAA
- the LOC110485975 gene encoding beta-2-glycoprotein 1, with translation MCTRNGGGATVRFTKVWCFTVNYVNSKRARGCLIRRCHRPFSNYLEHKKLGAPTTFRFLPLKPERRDALSTPQTMALSSLSLPLICLLALYTPVTTKKECGRPPLGDGMELEGLQRVYSPGDEVALSCKRGYTPTSGSRTISCTASGGWTKSRLTCSIKSCSLPEALGHGDMEFVDIVYQSVINYTCHEGYTLQGASTIECLYDGQWSDPPPTCAPVTCGLPPIPKYGKMVYDRKLTGETVVFGFGGTYECFPPLVLIGSERGSCSTDGNWTEPPECKLVTCSAPTGISNGYMTNTDKREYGFKETVKYGCNVDYVLDGPVEIECLKTGDWSKEPVCRASCKVGIKRGRILYNGKKFWIEDFEPNRISHADVVLVYCMNEEKKCGYAVSTQCINGKLKIPECFEEPSRISYQFNSDSLPSEIAQC, from the exons ATGTGTACTAGGAATGGGGGTGGGGCAACAGTAAGGTTCACAAAGGTCTGGTGCTTTACGGTAAATTACGTAAATAGTAAAAGAGCCAGAGGTTGCCTCATTCGGCGTTGTCATCGACCCTTCTCCAATTACCTCGAACATAAAAAGTTGGGAGCTCCAACGACATTCCGATTTTTACCCTTgaaaccagagaggagagacgctCTCTCCACACCACAGACGATGGCACTGTCAAGTCTGTCTTTGCCGCTGATCTGTCTGCTTGCCTTGTATACACCAGTGACAACCAAGAAAG AATGTGGCCGCCCGCCCCTGGGTGACGGTATGGAACTGGAGGGGCTCCAGAGGGTGTACTCCCCCGGAGACGAGGTGGCGCTGTCGTGTAAACGAGGGTACACACCCACCTCAGGCTCTCGCACAATCAGCTGCACTGCTAGCGGAGGCTGGACCAAGTCTAGACTCACGTGCTCAA TAAAGAGTTGCTCTCTCCCAGAAGCGCTGGGCCATGGAGACATGGAGTTTGTGGACATTGTCTACCAGAGTGTCATCAACTACACCTGCCACGAGGG GTATACCCTGCAAGGAGCCAGTACCATTGAGTGCTTGTACGACGGTCAATGGAGTGATCCCCCACCGACGTGCGCAC CGGTGACGTGTGGTCTTCCTCCAATACCTAAATATGGGAAAATGGTCTACGACAGAAAGTTGACAGGCGAAACGGTTGTGTTTGGTTTTGGGGGGACCTATGAGTGTTTCCCTCCACTTGTCCTCATAGGCAGTGAGAGGGGATCGTGCAGCACTGACGGAAACTGGACTGAGCCACCAGAATGTAAAT TGGTGACCTGTTCAGCGCCAACAGGCATCAGCAACGGCTACATGACCAATACTGACAAGAGGGAGTACGGCTTCAAGGAGACTGTCAAATATGGATGTAATGTAGACTATGTCCTGGATGGGCCTGTGGAGATTGAATGTCTTAAAACAGGGGATTGGTCAAAGGAGCCAGTTTGCAGGG CTTCCTGCAAGGTAGGTATTAAAAGAGGACGCATCCTTTACAATGGAAAGAAATTTTGGATAGAGGATTTCGAGCCCAATAGAATCTCGCATGCGGACGTCGTCTTGGTCTATTGTATGAACGAGGAGAAGAAGTGTGGCTATGCAGTGTCAACCCAATGCATCAATGGAAAACTCAAGATCCCAGAATGCTTCGAAG AACCAAGTAGGATTTCATATCAATTCAACTCTGATTCCCTGCCATCTGAGATAGCCCAGTGCTGA